One genomic window of Magnolia sinica isolate HGM2019 chromosome 3, MsV1, whole genome shotgun sequence includes the following:
- the LOC131238824 gene encoding UDP-glycosyltransferase 75C1-like, giving the protein MAGMPHFLLVPYPVPGHINPTFQFAKRLIRTGARVTFLTTTYAHRRMLKSPAPDGLSYATFSDGYDDGPFTTDDKAKAWVQFRQLGAVALANLMQTLANERRPVTCVVYTLILSWAADVARSLHTPSVLLWIQPATVFAVCYHYFHGYDDLIVKGIEKDPSSSIELPGLLPLTSKELPSFIFPSYTKNSIFLAFKEQFETLDREERPRVLVNTFNEIEPDAIKAIDQVDQIGLGPLIPSAFFYGQERSHATDGGDMYKNSKNYIKWLDTKQVSTVVYVSFGSIWVLSINQKVEILNGLLDSGRPFLWVIRPTENGSRSDDENEFWEKVSVAEERKEAMVVLWCSQLKVLSHSSVGCFVSHCGWNSTTESLAAGVPMVCLPHGADQPTNAKMVEDVWKVGARANANGEGVFEGGEVKRCLDLVMGGECGEEMRKNAVRWRDLARVAVREGGPSDWNIRAFVEEMRSEGGPREMM; this is encoded by the coding sequence ATGGCCGGTATGCCGCACTTCCTCCTCGTGCCCTACCCGGTTCCTGGCCACATCAACCCCACCTTCCAATTCGCTAAGCGCCTCATCCGTACAGGAGCCCGCGTCACCTTCCTCACGACCACCTACGCCCACCGGCGCATGTTAAAATCCCCCGCTCCTGACGGTCTATCCTACGCCACCTTCTCCGACGGCTACGATGACGGGCCATTTACCACCGACGACAAGGCCAAGGCCTGGGTCCAGTTCAGGCAGCTCGGTGCGGTGGCACTTGCCAACCTCATGCAGACCCTTGCTAACGAGCGCCGCCCGGTTACGTGCGTTGTCTACACCCTCATCCTCTCATGGGCTGCTGACGTGGCGCGTAGTCTGCACACCCCGTCCGTACTCCTTTGGATCCAGCCAGCAACGGTTTTCGCCGTTTGCTACCACTATTTTCATGGCTACGACGATCTCATCGTCAAGGGCATTGAAAAAGACCCTTCTTCTTCCATAGAATTACCAGGCCTGCTACCACTCACCTCCAAAGAACTACCCTCATTCATTTTCCCTTCTTACACAAAAAATTCCATTTTCTTAGCATTCAAAGAACAGTTTGAAACGTTGGATAGAGAAGAAAGGCCACGTGTGCTCGTAAACACGTTCAATGAAATTGAGCCAGATGCGATCAAGGCCATCGATCAGGTGGATCAGATAGGTCTGGGACCGCTTATCCCTTCGGCTTTCTTCTATGGACAGGAGCGGTCCCACGCTACCGACGGTGGTGATATGTACAAGAATTCAAAAAACTACATCAAGTGGCTGGACACAAAGCAGGTTTCAACGGTTGTTTATGTGTCCTTTGGTAGCATCTGGGTGTTGTCGATCAATCAGAAGGTGGAGATTTTAAACGGGTTGCTCGATAGTGGCCGTCCGTTCTTGTGGGTCATCAGGCCCACTGAAAATGGGTCCAGATCAGATGACGAGAATGAGTTCTGGGAGAAAGTGAGTGTGGCGGAGGAGAGGAAAGAAGCTATGGTGGTGCTGTGGTGTTCTCAGTTGAAGGTTCTGTCTCACTCGTCTGTAGGGTGCTTTGTGTCGCACTGCGGGTGGAATTCGACTACGGAGAGCTTGGCTGCAGGTGTGCCGATGGTGTGTTTGCCGCATGGCGCTGATCAGCCGACGAATGCAAAGATGGTGGAGGATGTTTGGAAGGTCGGCGCAAGAGCAAACGCGAATGGAGAAGGAGTTTTCGAAGGTGGAGAGGTGAAGAGATGCTTGGATTTGGTGATGGGAGGAGAATGTGGTGAAGAGATGAGAAAGAATGCTGTAAGATGGAGAGATTTGGCTAGAGTAGCAGTAAGAGAAGGTGGGCCGTCTGATTGGAATATCCGGGCATTTGTGGAGGAGATGAGAAGTGAAGGTGGACCTAGAGAAATGATGTGA